Proteins from a genomic interval of Nitrospina gracilis Nb-211:
- a CDS encoding tetratricopeptide repeat protein gives MGVRLVRWSGWMWLGAWLVLNLWAEPAHAQRQEFDPEKARQECASGVTIYCLALGMEAERAGDRELALDYYRIACTSHPTPGHLRACTPLLYLSRQMDQLEEEARPLQKRCQDGDKQTCFYLGKEYLKIGELNRGSDLLLPLCREEYLPSDPNDYGACYHMARGYERAQHYGRAQELFDLDCKRNPAKARGSCEALLRMAYVRQESEKVAWSQVQEFQWLEIALGVLAVMPIVGTWLWYRNKPWAWRCLRAGPVIAGICLVLWELAPKESDLPPADRIVSVLSFLAVVGLAAMAHQKLQDAQETSPPLPPPPGTSSPGPQG, from the coding sequence ATGGGAGTACGATTGGTGAGGTGGAGCGGTTGGATGTGGCTGGGCGCGTGGTTGGTGTTGAACCTGTGGGCGGAACCGGCTCACGCTCAGCGTCAGGAATTCGATCCGGAAAAAGCTCGGCAGGAATGCGCCAGCGGCGTCACCATCTACTGCCTCGCTCTCGGCATGGAAGCGGAGCGGGCGGGTGACCGCGAACTGGCTCTCGATTATTACCGCATCGCGTGCACCAGCCATCCGACACCCGGCCACCTGCGCGCCTGCACGCCCCTGCTTTATCTTTCCCGACAGATGGACCAGCTGGAAGAAGAGGCGCGGCCACTGCAAAAACGCTGTCAGGATGGGGACAAACAAACCTGCTTTTACCTCGGCAAGGAGTACCTCAAGATCGGCGAACTGAATCGGGGAAGCGACCTGCTTCTGCCGCTTTGCCGCGAGGAGTACCTGCCCTCCGATCCCAATGATTACGGCGCGTGTTACCACATGGCGCGCGGTTACGAACGGGCCCAGCATTACGGACGGGCACAGGAGTTGTTCGACCTGGACTGCAAACGCAACCCCGCCAAGGCGAGGGGCAGTTGCGAAGCGCTGTTGCGCATGGCGTACGTCCGTCAGGAAAGCGAAAAGGTTGCATGGAGCCAGGTGCAGGAATTTCAGTGGCTGGAAATCGCGCTCGGCGTGCTGGCGGTGATGCCGATAGTGGGAACGTGGTTGTGGTACCGCAATAAACCATGGGCGTGGCGGTGCCTGCGGGCGGGACCCGTCATCGCCGGAATCTGCCTGGTGCTGTGGGAGCTCGCACCGAAGGAAAGCGACCTGCCGCCCGCGGACCGCATCGTGAGCGTGCTTTCGTTTCTCGCGGTGGTGGGCCTCGCCGCGATGGCGCACCAGAAATTGCAGGACGCGCAGGAGACTTCGCCCCCGCTCCCGCCCCCGCCAGGCACGTCATCCCCCGGTCCGCAGGGTTGA
- a CDS encoding protein kinase domain-containing protein: MATRVPKIDSFDLKPQRKLAGKYEVLSKLGAGWEGEVYKVNEISTGIERAAKLFFPQRNVRNKAARVYARKLHKLRRCSILIQYHTKEIITYRRTAITALISDYVEGILLSEFLKKMPGKRLPPYQATHLLYALAKGIEEIHLLNEYHGDLHSDNIIVNKFGLSFEIKLLDLYNSTDAKLANMRDDICSLVQIYHECMGGRKHYRKLPQTVKDICCGLKRSLILKKFRTVSQLREHLELLEWEYDW; the protein is encoded by the coding sequence TTGGCCACACGCGTTCCTAAAATCGATTCGTTCGACCTGAAGCCCCAACGCAAACTGGCGGGAAAATACGAGGTGCTTTCCAAACTGGGGGCCGGTTGGGAAGGCGAGGTGTACAAGGTGAACGAGATCAGCACCGGCATTGAACGGGCGGCGAAGCTGTTTTTTCCGCAGCGCAACGTGCGCAACAAGGCGGCGCGGGTGTATGCGCGCAAACTGCACAAACTGCGCCGGTGTTCCATCCTCATCCAGTATCACACCAAGGAAATCATCACCTACCGGCGCACTGCGATCACCGCGCTGATCTCGGATTACGTCGAGGGCATCCTGCTCTCGGAGTTCTTGAAGAAGATGCCCGGAAAGCGCCTGCCGCCGTACCAGGCCACGCACCTGCTCTACGCGCTGGCCAAGGGCATCGAGGAAATCCACCTGCTCAACGAGTACCACGGCGATCTGCACAGCGACAATATCATCGTCAACAAATTCGGCCTGAGCTTCGAGATCAAACTGCTCGACCTGTACAATTCCACCGACGCCAAGCTGGCCAACATGCGCGATGATATTTGCAGTCTGGTGCAGATCTATCACGAGTGCATGGGTGGGCGGAAGCATTACCGCAAACTGCCGCAGACGGTGAAGGACATCTGTTGCGGGCTCAAGCGGTCGTTGATCCTGAAAAAATTTCGCACCGTCTCCCAACTGCGGGAACACCTGGAACTTTTGGAATGGGAGTACGATTGGTGA
- a CDS encoding YgaP family membrane protein: protein MMTANVGRKDRWVRVAVGIALLAAGWVTGGPWGITLGVIAFVPILTGAFGWCPLYAIFNLNTCPLHRGHSGHT, encoded by the coding sequence ATGATGACGGCAAACGTAGGTCGTAAGGATCGCTGGGTACGTGTGGCGGTTGGCATCGCCCTGCTCGCCGCAGGCTGGGTGACGGGAGGGCCTTGGGGCATCACGCTGGGTGTGATCGCATTCGTTCCCATCCTGACCGGAGCTTTCGGATGGTGCCCGCTGTATGCCATTTTCAATCTCAACACCTGCCCGCTGCACCGTGGTCACAGCGGTCACACATAA
- a CDS encoding cation:proton antiporter, with translation MDFTLQKLVGVIILGISLHWLAWRIRIPSIVLFFAAGVLIGPAWGWVDPSEDFGPLLQALIKLAIAIILFEGGLNLRFHELRQSGRAVKQIILLGLPLSWGFGFAACHWVAGLSVPVSVLLSAILVVTGPTVILPLVRHAKLSPRTASVLKWEGIINDPIGVLLAVLVAEILTHDAAQTTQSILAHFGLAIAGSIALGIAGGLFLKFAFEKGHVPEFLKIPMVLCMVISLFGIANLLAEEMGLLAVTVLGITMGNIRMLIFYELRRFKENITTLLVATVFILLTAELEAKHFANLDWRALGFILSILFLVRPLAVGLGTLGAGLKWNETLLLGWIAPRGIVAASVAGLFAPRLIERGYDDAVSLLPLVFGVIVFTVVLHGLSLEWLARRLELSSDKQEGVVIVGANPWTTELASVLRELDLPVVLVDGAWHRLKDARLRGLPVHYGEILSETSEQNMDLAEMGYLLAASENDAYNALVCNAFIHHFGRDRVYQLPFHAKKVDEDKGVHSAHLGRIAFDDEARFEVLMSCYYQGWTFQKSKLTEEHTFDAFVAKLQSPYYLILLTGKGKLAFGSENFAAEPAPGDTVIAFAKPEPAHLKNGGKKVNC, from the coding sequence TTGGATTTCACCCTGCAAAAACTGGTCGGCGTCATCATCCTGGGCATCAGCCTGCACTGGCTGGCATGGCGCATCCGTATCCCGTCCATCGTGCTGTTTTTCGCGGCGGGGGTGCTGATCGGTCCGGCGTGGGGATGGGTGGACCCGTCGGAAGACTTCGGCCCGCTTCTGCAGGCACTCATCAAGCTCGCCATCGCCATCATCCTGTTCGAAGGCGGACTGAACCTGCGCTTCCACGAACTGCGCCAATCCGGCCGCGCGGTGAAACAAATCATCCTGCTCGGCCTGCCCTTGTCGTGGGGATTCGGCTTCGCCGCCTGTCACTGGGTGGCGGGGTTGTCGGTGCCGGTGTCGGTTCTGCTGTCGGCGATCCTGGTGGTGACGGGCCCGACGGTCATCCTGCCCCTGGTGCGCCACGCCAAGCTGTCGCCGCGCACCGCATCGGTGCTCAAATGGGAAGGCATCATCAACGATCCCATCGGCGTCCTGCTCGCCGTGCTGGTAGCGGAGATCCTCACCCACGACGCCGCGCAGACCACGCAGTCCATCCTTGCGCATTTCGGGCTGGCCATTGCCGGGTCGATCGCCCTGGGCATCGCGGGGGGGCTGTTCCTCAAGTTCGCCTTCGAGAAAGGCCACGTACCGGAGTTTCTGAAAATCCCCATGGTGCTGTGCATGGTGATCTCGCTGTTCGGCATCGCCAACCTGCTGGCGGAGGAAATGGGCCTGCTGGCGGTGACGGTGCTCGGCATCACCATGGGCAACATCCGCATGCTCATCTTCTATGAACTGCGCAGGTTCAAGGAAAACATCACCACGCTCCTGGTGGCGACGGTGTTCATCCTGCTCACGGCGGAATTGGAAGCAAAACATTTTGCCAACCTGGACTGGCGGGCGTTGGGATTCATTCTCTCCATCCTGTTTCTAGTGCGGCCGCTGGCGGTGGGGCTGGGCACGCTGGGCGCGGGGTTGAAATGGAATGAGACCTTATTGCTGGGATGGATCGCGCCGCGCGGCATCGTCGCCGCGTCCGTCGCCGGGTTGTTTGCGCCGCGCCTCATCGAACGGGGTTACGACGATGCGGTGTCCCTTCTGCCGCTGGTGTTCGGCGTCATCGTGTTCACCGTCGTCCTGCACGGGCTGTCGCTGGAATGGCTGGCACGCAGGCTCGAATTGTCTTCCGACAAACAGGAGGGCGTGGTGATCGTCGGCGCCAATCCGTGGACCACGGAGCTGGCGTCGGTGTTGCGCGAACTGGATTTGCCGGTCGTTCTGGTGGACGGCGCTTGGCACCGCCTGAAAGACGCGCGCCTGCGCGGCCTGCCGGTCCACTACGGCGAAATCCTCTCCGAAACCAGCGAGCAGAATATGGACCTGGCGGAGATGGGCTACCTGCTGGCCGCATCCGAAAACGACGCCTACAACGCGCTCGTCTGCAACGCGTTCATCCATCATTTCGGCCGCGACCGGGTGTACCAATTGCCTTTCCATGCAAAAAAAGTAGACGAAGATAAAGGTGTGCACAGCGCCCACCTGGGCCGCATCGCGTTTGACGACGAGGCCCGCTTCGAAGTGTTGATGAGCTGCTATTACCAGGGCTGGACCTTTCAAAAATCGAAGTTGACCGAGGAACATACTTTTGATGCGTTCGTCGCCAAACTGCAATCGCCGTATTACCTGATCCTGCTTACGGGGAAAGGGAAACTGGCGTTCGGATCCGAAAACTTTGCCGCAGAACCGGCACCGGGAGACACGGTGATTGCTTTTGCGAAGCCGGAACCCGCGCATTTAAAGAATGGCGGGAAGAAAGTCAATTGCTGA